A single window of Bos javanicus breed banteng chromosome 19, ARS-OSU_banteng_1.0, whole genome shotgun sequence DNA harbors:
- the SLC16A3 gene encoding monocarboxylate transporter 4 — protein sequence MGGAVIDEGPTGIKAPDGGWGWAILWGCFVITGFSYAFPKAVSVFFKELMREFGIGYSDTAWISSILLAMLYGTGPLCSVCVNRFGCRPVMLAGGLLASLGMVSASFCGSIIQLYLTTGVLTGLGLALNFQPSLIMLNRYFNKRRPMANGLAAAGSPVFLCALSPLGQVLQDHYGWRGGFLILGGLLLNCCVCAALMRPLEAPRQSSGSGPAPQRPPRRLLDLSVFRDRGFVIYALAASIMVLGLFVPPVFVVSYAKDLGVPDTQAAFLLTILGFVDIFARPTAGFITGLKKVRPYSVYLFSFAMFFNGFADLTGSTASNYGGLVVFCIFFGISYGMVGALQFEVLMAIVGTQKFSSAIGLVLLLEAIAVLIGPPSGGKLLDATHVYQYVFILAGAEVLASSLVLVLGNFFCIRKRPETATEEERHKPPEDVRVDSREVEQFLKTEPEKNGEVVHTPETSV from the exons ATGGGAGGGGCAGTGATCGACGAGGGCCCGACCGGCATCAAGGCCCCGgatgggggctggggctgggccatCCTTTGGGGCTGTTTTGTCATCACGGGCTTCTCCTACGCCTTCCCCAAGGCGGTCAGCGTCTTCTTCAAGGAACTCATGCGAGAGTTTGGGATAGGCTACAGTGACACGGCCTGGATCTCCTCCATCCTGCTGGCCATGCTGTATGGGACAG GCCCACTCTGCAGCGTGTGTGTGAATCGCTTTGGCTGCCGGCCAGTCATGCTTGCGGGCGGCCTCTTGGCGTCCCTGGGCATGGTGTCTGCGTCCTTCTGTGGAAGCATCATCCAGCTCTACCTCACCACAGGGGTCCTTACTG GCTTGGGTTTGGCGCTCAACTTCCAGCCCTCACTCATCATGCTCAACCGCTACTTCAACAAGCGGCGCCCCATGGCCAACGGGCTGGCGGCAGCAGGCAGCCCGGTGTTCCTGTGCGCCCTGTCCCCGCTGGGGCAGGTGCTGCAGGACCACTATGGATGGCGGGGCGGCTTCCTCATCCTGGGTGGCCTGCTGCTCAATTGCTGCGTGTGTGCCGCGCTCATGCGGCCCCTGGAGGCGCCCCGGCAGAGTTCAGGTTCGGGGCCTGCACCCCAGCGGCCGCCCCGGCGGCTGTTGGACCTGAGCGTCTTCAGGGACCGTGGCTTCGTCATCTATGCCCTGGCCGCCTCCATCATGGTGCTGGGGCTCTTTGTACCACCTGTGTTTGTGGTGAGCTATGCCAAGGACCTGGGGGTGCCCGACACTCAGGCGGCCTTCCTGCTCACCATCCTGGGCTTTGTCGACATCTTTGCTAGGCCCACCGCTGGCTTCATCACGGGGCTCAAGAAGGTGCGGCCCTACTCTGTCTACCTCTTCAGCTTCGCCATGTTCTTCAACGGCTTCGCCGACCTCACGGGGTCCACTGCCAGCAACTACGGTGGGCTGGTGGTCTTCTGCATCTTCTTCGGCATCTCCTATGGCATGGTGGGGGCCCTGCAGTTCGAGGTGCTCATGGCCATCGTGGGCACCCAGAAGTTCTCCAGCGCCATTGGCCTCGTGCTGCTGCTGGAGGCCATAGCTGTGCTCATTGGGCCGCCGTCCGGAG gcaagcTCCTGGATGCGACGCACGTCTACCAGTATGTGTTTATCCTGGCGGGGGCCGAGGTGCTGGCCTCCTCCCTTGTGCTGGTGCTGGGTAACTTCTTCTGCATTAGGAAGAGGCCCGAGACGGCCACGGAGGAGGAGCGCCACAAGCCCCCGGAGGATGTCAGGGTGGACTCCCGGGAGGTGGAGCAGTTCCTGAAGACAGAGCCTGAGAAGAACGGGGAGGTGGTTCACACCCCGGAAACGAGCGTCTGA